A stretch of the Rosa rugosa chromosome 5, drRosRugo1.1, whole genome shotgun sequence genome encodes the following:
- the LOC133712995 gene encoding protein WUSCHEL-like: MYSSIFTSSHLMTQEPRTLQLMELQTPQQMEPQQQQPTEEGGNTQAAGSSANMDFWRSRTRWIPTPEQIRILKDLYYVKGFKCPSTEHIHEICLQLNQYGHVEGKNIYFWFQNVRAREKQMNRCNQAAPVPMGTSSLGTGGSIDLNFGSTGSTGAGGSIDINFGPAGGSIDINFGSTSSTDDGRSIDLNFGSTYSTGGQTSLQQRGGDHQEVQTLPLFPVHGEDVFGNLKTTSEEGSAFGYYSGGSGGYHSGSNVSLELSLNPFGAAD; the protein is encoded by the exons atgtattcctcgatattcacatcctctcacctcatgacccaagagccacgaactctgcaactaatggagctccaaaccccgcaacaaatggaaccacaacaacagcaaccaacagaggagggaggaaacacccaagcagctggaagtagtgccaacatggatttctggcgaagccgtaccagatggattcctactccagaacaaataagaatcctcaaggatctttactacgtcaagggatttaagtgcccatctacagagcacattcacgagatctgcctccagctgaaccagtatggacatgttgagggtaagaacatttacttttggttccagaacgtcagggctcgagagaagcagatgaataggtgtaatcaggctgctccagtgcccatgggaactagttctcttggtactggtggatccatcgatctcaattttgggtccactggttctactggtgctggtggatccatcgacatcaattttgggccagctggtggatccatcgacatcaattttgggtccactagttctactgatgatggtagatccattgatctcaactttggttccacctattctactg gaggacaaacatccctacaacaacgaggaggagatcaccaggaggttcaaactcttcctctgttccccgtgcacggcgaggacgtctttggtaacctgaagactacttccgaggaaggtagtgcatttggttactattctggtggctcaggcggttaccacagtggctcaaacgtttctcttgagctcagcctcaacccattcggagctgctgactag